AGGAGGCATCCGCCGACCTGTACGCGACGCCGATCAAGACGTTCTTCAAGGTGACGCTGCCGCTCGCGATGCCCGCCGTGCTCGCCGGCTTCCTGCTGTCGTTCACGCTGAGCCTCGACAACACGATCGTCTCGGCGTTCGTGCAGGTCTCGGGCGCGACGCCGTGGCCGGTGTACGTGCTGAGCGCGGTGCGCACGGGCCTGCGGCCCGAGATCGCCGCGGTCTCGACGCTGATGCTGCTGCTGACGCTGATCGCGCTCGCGTTCGTCGCGTTCGTGCTGCGCCGGGCCGGCGACTCGGCGACGCAGATCGCGCGGACGATGACTGGGAATTGAGCACCAACTGAACATGCAGCAGCACGCCGACCTCGTCTTCTCGGGCGGCCCGGTCTTCACGGCCACCACGCAGCGCAACCGGGCGACCGCGGTCGCCGTGACGGGCGGGCGCATCGTCGCCGTCGGCCACGACGAGGTGCGCGAGCTGATCGGGCCGCACACCGAGCAGGTCGACCTGGCCGGGCGGATGCTGGTGCCGGGGTTCCAGGACGCGCACGCGCACCCGGTGTGGGGCGGGCTGGACCTGATGCGCTGCAACCTCGCGCACGTGTTCGGCACGCCGCAGCTGTACCTCGACATGATCGCCGAGTACGCGGCCGCGCGCCCCGACGACGAGTGGGTGCTCGGCGGCGGCTGGACGATGAGCGCGTTCCCGGGCGGCACGCCGCTGGCGGCCGACCTCGACCGCGTGGTGCCCGACCGGCCGGCGTTCCTGCCGAACCGCGACGGCCACGGCGCGTGGGTCAACTCGGTCGCGTTGCGACTGGCGGGCATCGACCGGCACACGCCCGACCCGGCCGACGGGCGCATCGAGCGCGATGCCGACGGCAACCCGTCGGGCACGCTGCACGAGGGCGCGATGTCGCTCGTGAACCGGCTGCTGCCGCGCACGACCGACGACGAGCTGCAGCAGGCGGTGCTGCTGGGCCAGGAGTTCCTGCACTCGTACGGCGTGACGGGGTGGCAGGACGCGATCGTCGGGTCGTACGGCGACGCGGGCGACGCCGGGCCCGCCTACGTGCAGGCCGCCGAGCGCGGGCTGCTCACCGGCCGCGTGGTCGGCGCGATCTGGTGGGACCGCACGCGCGGCCTCGAGCAGATCGACGACCTGGTGGCCAAGCGGGAGGCGTATCGGGGCGGCCGGTTCGCGTCGACCAGCATCAAGCTGATGCAGGACGGCGTGCCGGAGAACTTCACGGCGTCGATGCTCGAGCCGTACTGCGATGGCCACGGGCATCCGTCGGACAATTCGGGCATCTCGTTCATCGCGCCCGAGGTGCTGAACGAGGCGGTGCCCAGGCTCGACGCGCTGGGCTTCCAGGCGCACTTCCACGCGATCGGCGACCGCGCCGTGCGCGAGTGCCTCGACGCCGTGGAGCATGCGATCACCCGCAACGGCCGCAGCGACCATCGTCACCACATCTCGCACATCCAGGTCATCCACCCCGACGACCTGCACCGGTTCCGCGAGCTCGACGTCGTGGCGAACATGCAGATGCTCTGGGCCGCGTACGAGCCGCAGATGGTGGAGCTCACGCTGCCGTTCCTCGGCGACGAGCGCGCGGCCTGGCAGTACCCGTTCGGCGACCTGCTGCGCTCGGGCGCGGTGCTCGCGGCCGGCAGCGACTGGTCGGTGACCTCGCCGAACCCGATGTCGGCCATCCACACGGCGGTGAACCGGAAGTCGGCGCCCGGCCTCGAGGAGGGCGAGTACGACCCCTTCTACATCGGCCAGCGCCTCGACCTCGGCACCGCGCTCACCGCCTACACGGCGGGCTCGGCCTACGTGAACCACCTCGACGACCTGACCGGCACGATCGAGGTCGGCAAGTACGCCGACCTGACGGTGCTCGACCGCGACCCCTTCGCCGCGCCCGACGACGAGATCGGCCTCACCACCGTGGAGCAGACCTTCGTCGAGGGCGAGCGGGTGTACGCCTCAGGTTCCTGAGCCGCTCGGCCTCCTAGGCCGGGCAGATCTCCTCGAACGCGACGGACGCCGCCCCGAACTCCTCGACCGTCGTCGTGAACGCGTCGAGGTCGATCGCGGTCGGATCGTCGGCGGCGGCGGCGAGCACGTCGGCCATGGCGCCGACCTGGGTCGAGAACTCGAGGGCCGCGTCGCGCACCTCGGCGTTGCCGACCTCGTCCTGCGCCGTCTGGGCCAGCGTGTCTGCGAACGCCTCGAGTCGCTCGGCGGCCTGGGTCGGGTCGGCGGATGCCTCCGCGAAGGCGTCCTCGATGCCCATGCCCTCGGCCAGCTCCGCGCCGGCGGTGTTGAGCACGCCGCAGGCCTCCTCGGTGGACTGATCCGCGGAGGCTCCGGAGGCGGTGCCGGTGCACCCGGCGAGCAGCAGTGCGGAGAGGGCGATGGGAGCGAGGAACGCAGAGCGGTGCATGGAGGTTCTTCCGGTCGTGAGCGCGCGCCGATCGGCGCGGAAATGCCAGTCAACCACGGTGCCGTGTGAAACCCGTGCACGTGTGGACGGCACGCGTCATCGCGCCATCGCCCGATCAGAACGGAGCGTCTTCGGGCGGTGGATCGGGCGGCGCAGGCGAACCGCGCCCGCCGTCGGGCGCGCCCGTACCGATGCGGCGCTCGGGCTCGGTCGAGTACTCGCGCCCGGTCGGACTCCGCCAGTGCAGCACCCCGCCCGGCGCCGGCTGCACGCGCCATCCACCCTCGTGTTTCAGGTGGTGGTGTCGTGCGCACAGGTGCGCGAGGTTGTCGTGCCGGGTCTCGCCGCCCGCGGCCCAGTCGACGGTGTGGTCGACCTCGCATCGTGCGGCCGCTCTTGTGCACCCCGGGAACCGGCAGGTGCCGTCGCGCACGCGCAGCCACGCGCGCAGGTCGGGAGGCACGGTGTAGCTCTCCCGGCCGACCGAAAGCACGGTGCCCGCCTCGGGGTGGGTGAGCAGCCGCTTCCACGAGGGCGCCGCTCCGGCGAGCTCGCGCGCCACGTCGACCGGGATCGGCCCGTACCCCTCGAGCTCGGCGGGCTCGTCTCCGTGCCCGAGCAGCGCCATGACCGGCACTGTCACAGTGACGGTCGGGCGGATGCCCCGCCGGCGCGGTCGCGCACTGCCCGACGTGTCGCGAGCGTCGCCCGACTCGCAAGCCGCGACCGACGAACGCCCGATGAGCCCGCGCTCCACGCCATCGCCCACACCCTCACGGCCGGCATCAACGGCGTCACCGGCGGCGGGTCCGACCGAGCCGCACGACGACCCGCCGGTCAGCAGGTCGGCGAACACATCCGCCCGCAGCTGGGCCATCGTGCGCTGCTCGCCCTCGGCCGAGCCCAGCTCCCCCGCGAGGTCGTCGAGCTGCGCGTCGATCGACGCCGCGCGCACAGCAGGCAGGTACGCGCCGAGCCATGCCATGCCGTCGCGCTCGGGCGTGATGCGCACGTGGCGCTCGGCGGCTGCGGCCGCGACGCGGGCCTCGACCGAATCGGGATGCATCTGCTCCCGCATCCGCCGCGCGCGGCGCCGGAACTGCGCCGGGGTCGTCTGCTCGGCCATGGGCAGCACGGCCGCCTCGTACGCGGAATGAGCCTCGGACGGCAGCGACGAAACCTCGTCGGCGATCGTGCGCGCGTGCGTGAAGGTGATGCGCCCGGACTCGGCCGCGGCGAGCGTGGCGTCGGCACCGTCGGCCAGCCGCGACGCATCCGCCAGCCACCGGGACACCGCACCCTCGGCGGATCGGGTGGCGCAGGCGACCTCGGCCGTCACCGACCGGTGCGCGAGTTCGCGCCGCCGCGACGGCGCCTCGACGCGCAGCCCCCTGGCCTCGCGCTCCGCGGCCCGCGACTCCTCCAGCTCGAGCGCCCGCAACCGTGCCCGCTCGAGCACCCGCGCACGCCGTGCGGCGATGCGCTCGAGCTGCCGCGTGAGCGACGCGACCTCGTCGATCTCGAGGTCGAGCAGGTGCTCGGGCCGCACGCCGTGCTCGGCTTCACACCCCTCTGCGTCGGCCCGCACGAGCTCCCACCACGCCTCGACGTCGCGGTCGAACAGCGCCCACTCGGCGTCGATCTCGTCGGGCGCGGGCAGACGCGCAGGCAACTGCTCGAGCAGCACCGCGACACCCGTCGCGGCCTGCTCCCGCATGCCCTCGCCCGCCTCTTCCACGTCTTCATTCGACCAGTACCCACCGACATTCGGGCCGCTTCTGCGCGCCCCGCTCCGGCGCCCCGAACACCCCGCTGCGCTACCGTGTGCCGATGCGCACCACCCACCCCGACGAGGTGCCGACGGATGCCACCCTGGCGCGCCGTCTCGTCGCCGCGCAGTTCCCCGAGTGGGCGCACCTCCCGATCGGCGCCGCACCGTCGCAGGGCACCGACAACGCGATGTACCGCCTCGGCGACGAGCTCGCCGTGCGCCTGCCGCGCATGCCGTGGGCGGCCGCCCCCCTCGAACGCGAGTACCGCTGGCTCCCGCTCATCGCACCGCAACTGCCCGTCGCCGCGCCACTGCCGCTCGCCCTCGGCCGACCCGCCGACGGATACCCCTGGCACTGGACCGTCTGCCGATGGCTCGTCGGCGAGCACCCACCGGTCGATGACGAAGCGGATGCCTCATCGTCGGCGCTCGCAGGCCAGCACGACCTCGCCCGCGACCTCGCCGCCTTCGCTCGCGCGATGCGCGACCTCGACCCCGACGGAGCACCGACCACCGCGTGGCCGCTCCCCCTCGCCGGGGAGGACGACTTCGTCAGCGGGCAGCTCGCGGCCATCGGCGCGACCGAGCTCGACGCGATCTGGAGCGCCGCTCGCAGCGCACGCCCACCGGCGACCCGCACCTGGATTCACGGCGATCTCTCCCCCGGCAACCTCCTCGTCGCCGACGGTCGCCTCACCGGCGTGCTCGACTTCGGAACGATGGGCCTCGGCGACCCGGCGAGCGAGCACCGGGTCGCGTGGAACCTCCTCGGACGCACGACCCGCGAGACCTATCGCGCCGCCGTCGACGCCGATGACGACGAGTGGGCGCGCGCCCGCGGCTGGGCACTGCTGCAGGCCCTCGCGCAGCTCGCGCACGTCGCCGAACGCCATCCCCCGATCGCGGCCGGCGCGCGCCGGGTGCTCGCCGAACTCCTCTCGGAGCACGCCGACTGAGCGGCAGCCGCCAGCCGATCCGGCAGGATTCGCAGAACTTTCCCACTTCTTCTGTTTGCACCCGCTGCACAACCATGTGAACATCGATCCATGGTCATCGCAGATCGCGCCACTCCACCGACCCGCATCGCGGGCCCGCAGGCGCGCCCCGAGACCGACCGCGACGACACCGAGCACGACGACGAGATCGACGCGCTGACGCTCGGCCGCCGCATCCGCGAGGCCCGCACCGCCCGCGGCATGACCCTCGAGCAGCTCGCCCAGGCCGTCGACCGGGCACCCAGCCAGGTCTCGATGATCGAGAACGGGCGCCGCGAGCCGAAGCTCTCGATGCTCCGCACGATCGCACTCGCCCTCGGCACGACCGTCGACGAGCTGCTGCGCGCCGAGCCGCCGAGCCCTCGCGATGCGCTCGAGATCGCCGTCGAGCGCGCGCAGCGCGGCCCCGTCTTCGAGGCCCTCGGCCTGCCCGCGTTCCGCGTGGCCAAGGGCATGAACGACCAGACGCTGCAGACGATCCTCGCGCTGCACAACGAGATCGACCGCCTGCACCGCGAACGCGCCGCGACGCCCGAGGAGGCCCGACGCGCCAACGCCGAGCTCCGGCAGGAGATGCGCGCCCGCGACAACTTCTTCCCCGAGCTCGAGGAGCGCGCGGCCGAGCTGCTGCAGGCGGTGGGCCACGGCGGCGGACCCGTCTCGCACCAGCTCGTCGCCGACATCGCGAGCCACCTCGGCTACTCGCTGCACTACGTCGGCGACCTGCCGAACTCGACCCGCTCGGTGACCGACAAGCGCAACGGCCGCATCTACCTGCCCACCTCGCAGTCGCCGTCGCGCGACTCGCGCTCCCCCATCCTCCAGGCGCTCGCGAGCCACGTGCTCGCCCACGCGGAGCCGAGAAACTACGGCGAGTTTCTGCGCCAGCGCGTGGAGACGAACTACCTCACCGCGGCGATCCTGCTGCCCGAGCAGGCCGCGGTGCGCTTCCTCACCGAGGCGAAGAACCTGCGCCGCATCTCGATGGAGGAGCTCCGCGACCACTTCGCCGTCTCCTACGAGACCGCCGCCCACCGGTTCACGAACCTCGCCACTGCGCGCCTCGATATCCCCGTGCACTTCATG
This portion of the Agromyces rhizosphaerae genome encodes:
- a CDS encoding amidohydrolase, with product MQQHADLVFSGGPVFTATTQRNRATAVAVTGGRIVAVGHDEVRELIGPHTEQVDLAGRMLVPGFQDAHAHPVWGGLDLMRCNLAHVFGTPQLYLDMIAEYAAARPDDEWVLGGGWTMSAFPGGTPLAADLDRVVPDRPAFLPNRDGHGAWVNSVALRLAGIDRHTPDPADGRIERDADGNPSGTLHEGAMSLVNRLLPRTTDDELQQAVLLGQEFLHSYGVTGWQDAIVGSYGDAGDAGPAYVQAAERGLLTGRVVGAIWWDRTRGLEQIDDLVAKREAYRGGRFASTSIKLMQDGVPENFTASMLEPYCDGHGHPSDNSGISFIAPEVLNEAVPRLDALGFQAHFHAIGDRAVRECLDAVEHAITRNGRSDHRHHISHIQVIHPDDLHRFRELDVVANMQMLWAAYEPQMVELTLPFLGDERAAWQYPFGDLLRSGAVLAAGSDWSVTSPNPMSAIHTAVNRKSAPGLEEGEYDPFYIGQRLDLGTALTAYTAGSAYVNHLDDLTGTIEVGKYADLTVLDRDPFAAPDDEIGLTTVEQTFVEGERVYASGS
- a CDS encoding aminoglycoside phosphotransferase family protein, which codes for MRTTHPDEVPTDATLARRLVAAQFPEWAHLPIGAAPSQGTDNAMYRLGDELAVRLPRMPWAAAPLEREYRWLPLIAPQLPVAAPLPLALGRPADGYPWHWTVCRWLVGEHPPVDDEADASSSALAGQHDLARDLAAFARAMRDLDPDGAPTTAWPLPLAGEDDFVSGQLAAIGATELDAIWSAARSARPPATRTWIHGDLSPGNLLVADGRLTGVLDFGTMGLGDPASEHRVAWNLLGRTTRETYRAAVDADDDEWARARGWALLQALAQLAHVAERHPPIAAGARRVLAELLSEHAD
- a CDS encoding helix-turn-helix domain-containing protein → MVIADRATPPTRIAGPQARPETDRDDTEHDDEIDALTLGRRIREARTARGMTLEQLAQAVDRAPSQVSMIENGRREPKLSMLRTIALALGTTVDELLRAEPPSPRDALEIAVERAQRGPVFEALGLPAFRVAKGMNDQTLQTILALHNEIDRLHRERAATPEEARRANAELRQEMRARDNFFPELEERAAELLQAVGHGGGPVSHQLVADIASHLGYSLHYVGDLPNSTRSVTDKRNGRIYLPTSQSPSRDSRSPILQALASHVLAHAEPRNYGEFLRQRVETNYLTAAILLPEQAAVRFLTEAKNLRRISMEELRDHFAVSYETAAHRFTNLATARLDIPVHFMKVHESGTIIKAYENDSVRFPSDALGAVEGTTVCRNWTARTVFDATDRFSPWYQYTDTSSGTFWCTSRIEKAKEGEYSVSVGVPFGHVKWFRGRETPHRSVSRCPDETCCRRAPDALAEQWADASWPAARTPTSLLAALPTGTFPGVDQTEVYEFLEAHAPRA
- a CDS encoding HNH endonuclease signature motif containing protein, whose protein sequence is MEEAGEGMREQAATGVAVLLEQLPARLPAPDEIDAEWALFDRDVEAWWELVRADAEGCEAEHGVRPEHLLDLEIDEVASLTRQLERIAARRARVLERARLRALELEESRAAEREARGLRVEAPSRRRELAHRSVTAEVACATRSAEGAVSRWLADASRLADGADATLAAAESGRITFTHARTIADEVSSLPSEAHSAYEAAVLPMAEQTTPAQFRRRARRMREQMHPDSVEARVAAAAAERHVRITPERDGMAWLGAYLPAVRAASIDAQLDDLAGELGSAEGEQRTMAQLRADVFADLLTGGSSCGSVGPAAGDAVDAGREGVGDGVERGLIGRSSVAACESGDARDTSGSARPRRRGIRPTVTVTVPVMALLGHGDEPAELEGYGPIPVDVARELAGAAPSWKRLLTHPEAGTVLSVGRESYTVPPDLRAWLRVRDGTCRFPGCTRAAARCEVDHTVDWAAGGETRHDNLAHLCARHHHLKHEGGWRVQPAPGGVLHWRSPTGREYSTEPERRIGTGAPDGGRGSPAPPDPPPEDAPF